A stretch of Telopea speciosissima isolate NSW1024214 ecotype Mountain lineage chromosome 11, Tspe_v1, whole genome shotgun sequence DNA encodes these proteins:
- the LOC122644770 gene encoding uncharacterized protein LOC122644770, whose product MCRAFPSTLKGVVRQWISRLPPRSISNFTDLGRAFLAHFVSSRVHKKTVANLLAIKQRPDESIRGFLTRFNKEALELRNLDQMVKFQSLRSRIRDVELKKSLIMDEPGDMYELFSRCEKYIKLAKVLVAEKEDKTEKKAQEKKEETPQEVGAKRSRDDKDGKKKKDDRKAWVPKMADLESEPDYTALTHTRAHILNEIKDQVTLCWPAKMVKPTHERNKNKYCHFHQDHGHDTEECRQLKNEIEALIQRRRLSRFVKKEGNDRRPDYCVWEPEGRQRSLPRADKEEPHRGKPYTENVPLREIKTIFDGPGMGGETSNSRK is encoded by the coding sequence ATGTGCAGGGCCTTCCCCTCCACCCTGAAGGGAGTGGTACGACAATGGATCTCTCGGCTCCCTCCACGCTCTATCTCCAATTTCACAGATCTAGGCCgagccttcttggctcactttgTGAGCAGTAGAGTTCACAAGAAAACAGTCGCCAATCTTCTGGCCATAAAGCAGCGCCCCGACGAATCCATCAGGGGTTTTCTTACAAGGTTCAATAAAGAAGCCCTGGAGCTACGAAACTTGGATCAAATGGTGAAGTTCCAATCACTGCGTAGCAGAATTCGAGATGTCGAGTTGAAAAAGTCCTTAATTATGGACGAACCAGGAGACATGTATGAATTGTTCTCAAGATGTGAAAAGTATATCAAATTGGCCAAAGTTCTCGTGGccgagaaagaagataaaaccgAGAAGAAAGCTCAGGAAAAGAAGGAGGAGACCCCCCAAGAAGTTGGTGCAAAACGTAGTCGAGATGACAAGGAtggtaagaaaaagaaagatgacagAAAAGCTTGGGTCCCCAAAATGGCAGATCTGGAATCCGAGCCGGATTATACGGCCCTGACTCATACCCGAGCACACATATTGAATGAAATCAAAGACCAGGTGACCCTATGCTGGCCGGCCAAGATGGTCAAGCCGACGCATGAGCGCAACAAAAACAAATACTGTCATTTCCATCAAGACCACGGTCATGATACCGAGGAATGCAGACAGTTGAAGAACGAGATAGAGGCTCTCATCCAGAGAAGACGCCTAAGCCGATTCGTCAAGAAAGAAGGGAACGATCGCAGGCCAGATTATTGTGTTTGGGAGCCAGAGGGGAGACAAAGATCACTCCCCAGAGCTGATAAAGAGGAACCACACCGAGGTAAGCCCTATACAGAGAATGTACCCCTGAGGGAGATAAAAACCATATTTGATGGACCTGGTATGGGAGGAGAAACCTCAAACTCCCGAAAGTAG